The following are encoded together in the Culex pipiens pallens isolate TS chromosome 1, TS_CPP_V2, whole genome shotgun sequence genome:
- the LOC120431306 gene encoding uncharacterized protein LOC120431306: MVKLVMLIGGGLVWTVLISAVLGHAPWNRTFGSSESGKEQIWEHRNRNFSQYRPGAGSHQKDHKHQHGPWSWNEYRPHHRPSPFNLEENTTVVWPNLDQGSETTTSKFVPLINMRPALGSSSISQSSPVQNLATEQATTQRPILTQEVSLQAVNATSGSTAGSTTTTPKPSIQHNSDDDYDWSALGLEADEAVQNRMSGTKSTIERKLCRKCRQRFQKKFG; this comes from the exons ATGGTCAAACTGGTTATGCTAATCGGCGGTGGATTGGTTTGGACGGTGCTGATATCGGCCGTGCTTGGACACGCACCGTGGAATCGAACCTTTGGGTCGAGCGAATCTGGCAAAGAGCAAATTTGGGAGCATCGAAATCGAAATTTCTCCCAGTACCGTCCGGGAGCGGGGAGTCACCAGAAAGATCACAAACACCAGCATGGACCGTGGAGTTGGAATG AATACAGACCGCATCATCGTCCATCACCGTTTAATCTGGAAGAAAACACAACCGTTGTGTGGCCAAACCTTGACCAAG GTTCCGAGACTACAACGTCGAAATTTGTCCCCCTAATCAACATGCGACCAGCTTTGGGCAGTTCATCGATATCTCAAAGTTCTCCAGTTCAAAATT TAGCAACTGAACAAGCAACCACTCAGCGACCAATCCTCACCCAGGAAGTGTCCCTTCAAGCGGTAAACGCCActtctggcagcactgccgGATCGACGACGACAACCCCAAAGCCATCGATCCAGCACAATAGTGACGATGATTACGACTGGTCCGCGTTGGGGTTGGAGGCGGATG aAGCAGTTCAAAACCGGATGTCTGGGACAAAATCTACCATCGAGCGAAAACTGTGCAGAAAATGTAGGCaaaggtttcaaaaaaaattcggaTAA
- the LOC120430582 gene encoding uncharacterized protein LOC120430582 has product MPSSAESPRVVPPPRQHHHPAPAPPPLAQVECPQNGPNGTSTATICSFHSALNGRHVATNGTGSKPPMSIIKFLELCLTIACTVLHYYSFDDGDLVTGFLSTGTFCGYIVILTTVMVGYLMKAHVHRRLNLFYSLLGCALFLTSGVFIIEAWEHAFRTRTRDLAITKGSIAIINGVIFLMDTIFTFRERK; this is encoded by the exons ATGCCCTCATCGGCGGAAAGTCCTAGGGTGGTCCCACCTCCCCGGCAGCACCACCATCCTGCTCCTGCTCCACCTCCTCTGGCCCAGGTGGAATGTCCTCAAAATGGCCCCAATGGCACTTCGACGGCCACCATTTGCAGCTTCCACTCGGCGCTGAACGGACGACACGTGGCCACCAACGGAACTGGGTCCAAACCGCCGATGTCGATAATCAAATTCTTGGAACTG TGCCTCACCATCGCCTGCACCGTCCTGCACTACTACAGCTTCGACGATGGTGACCTGGTGACCGGATTCCTGTCCACCGGAACGTTCTGCGGGTACATCGTTATCCTGACCACGGTCATGGTGG GCTACCTCATGAAGGCCCACGTCCACCGGCGGTTGAACCTGTTCTACAGTCTGCTCGGCTGCGCGCTCTTTCTAACCTCGGGCGTGTTCATCATCGAAGCCTGGGAGCACGCATTTCGGACGCGCACGCGGGACCTGGCCATCACCAAGGGCTCGATTGCCATCATCAACGGGGTTATATTTCTGATGGACACCATTTTTACTTTTCGCGAGAGGAAGTAA